One window from the genome of Sandaracinaceae bacterium encodes:
- a CDS encoding pyruvate dehydrogenase complex dihydrolipoamide acetyltransferase, whose protein sequence is MAKIVGLPKLSPTMEEGTLARWEKSEGDRVAVDDLIAEIETDKATMEWRAFDPGVLLKRLVEEGAVLEPDAPVAIFGEEGEDISKLLEEVESGAAKAEAPKAESAEAKEPSSEAQSSEAQQAEAPQPSAPPKKAARSDGRVLASPLVRKLGREHDIDLSTVDGSGPGGRIIKRDIDDYLSRPRPSAPARGERRPPRVEKLSSMRRTIARRLTESKQTVPHFYLTIDFDASPILAARKQINEALAKGGEKASINDFILKACAAALREVPAANASFMGDAIHYHQVVDISVAVAVPEGLVTPVLRDADQKGIREIAAEVKELAEKARNKKLTLEEMQNGTFSVSNLGMYGIEEFSAVINPPEGCILAVGTLRDEPVVKDGQIVPGKRMRVTLSCDHRVVDGAIGAEWLAAFKRIAESPVLMLL, encoded by the coding sequence ATGGCCAAGATCGTCGGACTGCCGAAGCTCTCTCCCACGATGGAAGAGGGCACCCTCGCGCGCTGGGAGAAGTCGGAGGGGGACCGCGTCGCGGTCGATGACCTGATCGCCGAGATCGAGACGGACAAGGCCACCATGGAGTGGCGCGCGTTCGATCCCGGCGTGCTGCTCAAGCGCCTCGTCGAGGAGGGCGCGGTGCTCGAGCCCGACGCGCCCGTCGCCATCTTCGGCGAAGAGGGCGAAGACATCTCGAAGCTCCTCGAGGAGGTCGAGAGCGGCGCCGCCAAGGCCGAGGCTCCGAAGGCCGAGTCGGCGGAGGCGAAGGAGCCATCGTCCGAGGCGCAATCGTCCGAGGCGCAGCAGGCCGAGGCGCCCCAGCCGAGCGCGCCGCCGAAGAAGGCCGCGCGGAGCGACGGCCGCGTGCTCGCGTCGCCCCTGGTGCGCAAGCTCGGCCGTGAGCACGACATCGATCTCAGCACCGTCGACGGCAGCGGCCCGGGCGGTCGCATCATCAAGCGCGACATCGACGACTACCTCAGCCGGCCGCGCCCCTCGGCGCCGGCGCGCGGCGAGCGGCGGCCTCCCCGGGTGGAGAAGCTCTCCTCGATGCGGCGCACGATCGCGCGTCGGCTCACCGAGTCGAAGCAGACCGTCCCGCACTTCTATCTGACGATCGACTTCGACGCCTCGCCCATCCTCGCGGCCCGGAAGCAGATCAACGAGGCGCTGGCCAAGGGCGGCGAGAAGGCGTCCATCAACGACTTCATCCTCAAGGCGTGCGCGGCCGCGCTGCGCGAGGTGCCGGCCGCCAACGCCAGCTTCATGGGCGACGCGATCCACTACCACCAGGTGGTCGACATCTCGGTCGCGGTCGCGGTGCCCGAGGGCCTCGTGACCCCGGTGCTGCGTGACGCGGACCAGAAGGGCATCCGCGAGATCGCGGCCGAGGTGAAGGAGCTGGCCGAGAAGGCGCGCAACAAGAAGCTCACCCTCGAGGAGATGCAGAACGGCACGTTCAGCGTCTCGAACCTCGGCATGTACGGCATCGAGGAGTTCTCGGCCGTCATCAACCCGCCCGAGGGCTGCATCCTCGCGGTCGGCACCCTGCGCGACGAGCCCGTCGTGAAGGACGGACAGATCGTCCCCGGCAAGCGCATGCGCGTCACGCTGAGCTGTGATCACCGCGTGGTCGACGGCGCCATCGGCGCGGAGTGGCTCGC
- a CDS encoding pyruvate dehydrogenase complex E1 component subunit beta — translation MREIRYREALREAMAEEMRRDEKVFLLGEEVGHYEGAYKVTQGLLDEFGDERVIDTPIAEAGFAGVAVGAAMAGLRPIVEFMTWNFSLVAFDQIVNNAAKMYQMSAGQFSVPVVFRGPNASARQVGSQHSHAVEAFYANVPGLHVVYPSTPRDAKGLLKTAIRSDNPVVFLEGETLYNAKGEVPDEGDDETIPFGKARVAREGKDCTIVVWGRPYPVAMKVAEELEADGVSCEVIDPRTLRPLDHETIVESVKKTNRCVIVHEHWPYGGPGAEIVDRIQREAFDYLDAPVLRAHNLDVPMPYALHLEQEVIVDEDRIRAAVRKVCYLD, via the coding sequence ATGCGTGAGATCCGTTACCGCGAGGCGCTCCGCGAGGCGATGGCCGAGGAGATGCGCCGCGACGAGAAGGTCTTCCTCCTCGGCGAGGAGGTCGGCCACTACGAGGGCGCGTACAAGGTCACCCAGGGCCTGCTCGACGAGTTCGGCGACGAGCGCGTGATCGACACGCCCATCGCGGAGGCGGGCTTCGCCGGCGTCGCGGTCGGCGCCGCGATGGCCGGGCTCCGCCCCATCGTCGAGTTCATGACCTGGAACTTCTCGCTCGTGGCGTTCGACCAGATCGTCAACAACGCGGCGAAGATGTACCAGATGAGCGCGGGCCAGTTCTCGGTCCCCGTGGTCTTCCGCGGGCCCAACGCGTCGGCGCGCCAGGTCGGCTCGCAGCACAGCCACGCCGTCGAGGCGTTCTACGCCAACGTGCCCGGGCTCCACGTCGTCTACCCGTCGACGCCGCGCGACGCGAAGGGCCTCCTCAAGACGGCGATCCGGAGCGACAACCCGGTCGTCTTCCTCGAGGGCGAGACGCTCTACAACGCCAAGGGCGAGGTGCCCGACGAGGGCGACGACGAGACCATCCCGTTCGGCAAGGCGCGCGTCGCCCGCGAGGGGAAGGACTGCACCATCGTCGTGTGGGGTCGCCCGTACCCGGTCGCGATGAAGGTGGCCGAGGAGCTGGAGGCGGACGGCGTCTCCTGCGAGGTCATCGACCCGCGGACCCTGCGGCCCCTCGATCACGAGACCATCGTCGAGTCGGTGAAGAAGACGAACCGCTGCGTCATCGTGCACGAGCACTGGCCCTACGGCGGACCCGGGGCCGAGATCGTCGACCGCATCCAGCGCGAGGCCTTCGACTACCTCGACGCGCCCGTCTTGCGCGCCCACAACCTCGACGTCCCCATGCCCTACGCCCTGCACCTCGAACAAGAGGTCATCGTCGACGAAGACCGGATCCGCGCCGCGGTTCGCAAGGTCTGTTACCTCGACTGA
- the pdhA gene encoding pyruvate dehydrogenase (acetyl-transferring) E1 component subunit alpha, with translation MTSVSDELLPLYRQMLQIRRIEEESAKAYVQGKIGGFLHLYIGQEAIAVGTEAAITKDDNVLTTYRDHGFALARGTTPRAVMAELFGRDTGCSRGLGGSMHMFDKDNRFFGGHAIVGGHVAVAAGIAFRAKYLKQDNVTLCFFGEGATNIGGFHEGMSLAGLWKLPAVFICENNLYSMGTPLVRTMPEKDLTKKAPGYAMAGDRFEGHDVLEVRDRIAKAVERARAGDGPTLIEILTYRFRGHSMSDPGKYRTSEEVEERKKKHDPLRISRAKLLDEGISEADLDALHEEVEEGVQDAVKFAEESEPAKRESMFDYVLAPEGDADA, from the coding sequence GTGACGTCCGTCAGTGACGAGCTGCTGCCGCTCTACCGCCAGATGCTGCAAATTCGCCGCATCGAAGAGGAGTCGGCCAAAGCCTACGTGCAGGGCAAGATCGGCGGTTTCCTGCACCTCTACATCGGCCAGGAGGCGATCGCGGTCGGCACGGAGGCCGCGATCACCAAGGACGACAACGTGCTCACGACCTACCGTGATCACGGCTTCGCCCTCGCGCGCGGCACCACGCCCCGCGCGGTCATGGCCGAGCTCTTCGGTCGGGACACGGGCTGCAGCCGCGGGCTCGGCGGCTCGATGCACATGTTCGACAAGGACAACCGCTTCTTCGGCGGTCACGCCATCGTCGGCGGTCACGTCGCGGTCGCGGCGGGCATCGCCTTCCGGGCGAAGTACCTGAAGCAGGACAACGTGACCCTCTGCTTCTTCGGCGAGGGCGCGACGAACATCGGCGGCTTCCACGAGGGCATGTCGCTGGCCGGGCTGTGGAAGCTCCCCGCGGTGTTCATCTGCGAGAACAACCTCTACTCGATGGGCACCCCCCTGGTCCGGACCATGCCCGAGAAGGACCTGACGAAGAAGGCGCCCGGCTACGCCATGGCCGGCGACCGCTTCGAGGGCCACGACGTGCTCGAGGTCCGCGACCGCATCGCAAAGGCCGTCGAGCGCGCGCGCGCCGGGGACGGGCCCACCCTGATCGAGATCCTGACCTATCGCTTCCGCGGCCACTCGATGAGCGACCCGGGCAAGTACCGGACGTCCGAAGAGGTCGAGGAGCGAAAGAAGAAGCACGACCCCCTCCGCATCTCGCGCGCGAAGCTCCTCGATGAGGGCATCAGCGAGGCCGACCTCGACGCGCTCCACGAGGAGGTCGAGGAGGGCGTCCAGGACGCGGTGAAGTTCGCCGAGGAGAGCGAGCCGGCCAAGCGAGAGTCGATGTTCGACTACGTGCTCGCCCCCGAGGGAGACGCCGATGCGTGA
- a CDS encoding pitrilysin family protein → MSARVPGPRFVTEAGIPVFLEPSHALPLVDVEIVFRLGAITDPEGREGLTRMAARLARRGPRGMSAERFDETLDALGATLGMSVSTEWIRMHGSVIRRNLEPYLELFGRVLTSPGMRAADFARLRRKTEAELVQLRDHDRALAARAFRHHIFGQHLYGRPVSGTLETVSKLKLAQVKAHFTQLVASGNLIVGLAGDVTAEAVRPALEAALSGVPKAKAWKQRAPKPRAAKGRRVLVIDKPERTQTQLYVGGLGLAMGDPDFWPLLVANTAFGGTFTSRLVHEVRSERGWSYGASSKVGVDRQPDAFYLWTHPGAEQAVDCLKLELELLDDWVSNGLTGDEIRRSKQYLKKSHAFDLETAAKRLDPQIDTELFGLDPSWLASFRGHVGGVSRAAANDATSRRIPNDDLSIALLATADDALVASLQQIDGVRQVDVVSHENV, encoded by the coding sequence ATGAGCGCGCGCGTCCCCGGGCCCCGCTTCGTCACCGAGGCGGGCATCCCGGTCTTCCTCGAGCCCTCCCACGCGCTGCCGCTGGTGGACGTGGAGATCGTCTTCCGGCTCGGCGCCATCACGGACCCCGAGGGCCGCGAGGGGCTGACCCGCATGGCCGCGCGTCTCGCCCGCCGAGGCCCGCGCGGCATGAGCGCGGAGCGCTTCGACGAGACCCTCGACGCGCTCGGCGCGACCCTGGGCATGAGCGTCTCGACCGAGTGGATCCGCATGCACGGCTCGGTCATTCGCCGGAACCTCGAGCCCTACCTCGAGCTGTTCGGGCGGGTGCTGACCTCGCCCGGCATGCGCGCCGCCGACTTCGCGCGGCTCCGCCGCAAGACCGAGGCGGAGCTCGTGCAGCTGCGTGACCACGACCGGGCCCTCGCGGCGCGCGCGTTCCGTCACCACATCTTCGGGCAGCACCTCTATGGCCGCCCCGTGTCCGGCACCCTGGAGACCGTCTCCAAGCTGAAGCTCGCCCAGGTGAAGGCGCACTTCACCCAGCTCGTCGCGAGCGGCAATCTGATCGTGGGGCTGGCCGGGGACGTGACGGCGGAGGCGGTGCGCCCGGCGCTCGAGGCGGCGCTCTCGGGCGTCCCGAAAGCGAAGGCCTGGAAGCAGCGTGCGCCGAAGCCGCGGGCCGCGAAGGGGCGGCGCGTGCTGGTCATCGACAAGCCGGAGCGCACGCAGACCCAGCTCTACGTCGGCGGGCTCGGCCTCGCGATGGGCGATCCAGACTTTTGGCCGCTGCTCGTCGCCAACACCGCCTTCGGCGGCACCTTCACCTCCCGGCTCGTGCACGAGGTGCGCAGCGAGCGCGGCTGGAGCTACGGCGCCAGCAGCAAGGTCGGCGTCGACCGGCAGCCGGATGCCTTCTATCTCTGGACGCACCCCGGGGCCGAGCAGGCCGTGGACTGCCTGAAGCTGGAGCTGGAGCTCCTCGACGACTGGGTCTCCAACGGCCTGACCGGGGACGAGATCCGCCGGTCCAAGCAGTACCTGAAGAAGAGCCACGCCTTCGATCTCGAGACCGCCGCGAAGCGCCTCGACCCGCAGATCGACACGGAGCTCTTCGGCCTCGACCCCTCGTGGCTCGCCAGCTTCCGGGGTCACGTGGGCGGGGTCTCCCGCGCCGCCGCGAACGACGCGACGAGCCGTCGCATCCCGAACGACGACTTGTCGATCGCGCTCCTGGCCACGGCCGACGACGCCCTGGTCGCGTCGCTGCAGCAGATCGACGGCGTGCGTCAGGTCGACGTGGTCTCACACGAAAACGTGTGA
- a CDS encoding pitrilysin family protein — protein MARIVPQTAEPQALAVQLNRGVRKKHARITYEGRVPFGEALSIDRWRLGNGLTVLLLEDHAAPVVSYHTWYRVGSRYEEEGKTGLAHFFEHMMFNETESLPWGEFDRKMEAAGGETNAATWIDWTYYYESLPKEEVGLAVELEADRMANLVVREEQVESEREVVANERRMAVEDDVHGAADEKLHALAYGAEHPHGWPTIGWMADIEGYRVKDCRRFYDTWYAPNNATVIVVGDVDPADLLPRIQEKYGALKPSRISERPAPRSTRQRRERRAEMRWPTPSEKLAIAWHAAPHASFDHAVLEIIDELWTGGRSARLRRRLVDDMEIVAELRGGVSGLQHGGLFDLWVSMREGIAAERALDVIDEEVARLVAEPVPEAELSKVKARTELFFLGEIETTSGKASQLGFGETVTGDPAHTFVRLEELRRVSADDVRRVAAKYLKPGRRSIVHVRPKGAA, from the coding sequence ATGGCCAGGATCGTCCCCCAAACCGCCGAGCCACAGGCGCTCGCCGTTCAGCTCAACCGGGGCGTGCGCAAGAAGCACGCGCGCATCACCTACGAGGGCCGCGTGCCCTTCGGGGAGGCGCTCTCCATCGACCGATGGCGCCTCGGGAACGGCCTGACCGTCCTCCTGCTCGAGGACCACGCCGCGCCGGTGGTCAGCTACCACACCTGGTATCGCGTCGGCTCCCGCTACGAGGAGGAGGGCAAGACCGGCCTCGCCCACTTCTTCGAGCACATGATGTTCAACGAGACCGAGAGCCTGCCCTGGGGCGAGTTCGACCGGAAGATGGAGGCGGCGGGCGGAGAGACCAACGCCGCCACCTGGATCGACTGGACCTATTACTACGAGAGCTTGCCCAAGGAAGAGGTGGGCCTCGCGGTGGAGCTCGAGGCGGACCGGATGGCCAACCTCGTCGTGCGCGAGGAGCAGGTCGAGTCCGAGCGAGAGGTCGTCGCGAACGAGCGGCGCATGGCGGTCGAGGACGACGTGCACGGCGCCGCCGACGAGAAGCTGCACGCGCTCGCCTACGGCGCGGAGCACCCGCACGGCTGGCCGACCATCGGCTGGATGGCCGACATCGAGGGCTACCGGGTCAAGGACTGCCGTCGCTTCTATGACACCTGGTACGCGCCGAACAACGCCACCGTGATCGTGGTGGGCGACGTCGACCCGGCCGACCTGCTGCCCCGCATCCAGGAGAAGTACGGCGCGCTGAAGCCCTCGCGCATCAGCGAGCGCCCGGCCCCCCGCTCGACCCGGCAGCGTCGTGAGCGTCGGGCCGAGATGCGCTGGCCGACCCCGTCGGAGAAGCTCGCGATCGCGTGGCACGCCGCCCCACACGCCAGCTTCGACCACGCGGTGCTCGAGATCATCGACGAGCTCTGGACGGGCGGCCGCAGCGCGCGGCTCCGCCGGAGGCTGGTGGACGATATGGAGATCGTGGCCGAGCTCCGAGGCGGCGTCTCCGGCCTCCAGCACGGTGGCCTCTTCGATCTCTGGGTCTCGATGCGCGAGGGGATCGCGGCCGAGCGCGCGCTCGACGTCATCGACGAGGAGGTGGCCCGCCTGGTCGCCGAGCCGGTGCCCGAGGCGGAGCTGTCGAAGGTCAAGGCCCGCACGGAGCTGTTCTTCCTGGGCGAGATCGAGACCACCAGCGGCAAGGCCTCGCAGCTCGGCTTCGGGGAGACGGTGACCGGCGATCCGGCGCACACCTTCGTCCGGCTGGAGGAGCTGCGGCGCGTGTCGGCCGACGACGTGCGCCGGGTCGCGGCGAAGTACCTGAAGCCGGGGCGCCGCTCGATCGTGCACGTGCGCCCGAAGGGAGCGGCATGA
- the gltX gene encoding glutamate--tRNA ligase, whose translation MKPRLRFAPSPTGYLHIGGARSALYNWLWARKTGGTFVLRIEDTDRKRSTEESVQAIFDALTWLGLDWDEGPGKGGDHGPYFQTERLELYRKHADALVESGHAYRCYATKEQLAEAREAFQKEHGRQGFKYPGWWRDKGPSDWPDDQPFVYRIKVPKEGATGWDDLVKGRIEIGHSEMQDEVLLRSDGVPLYNFGCVVDDLEMGITLVARGDDHMINTPVQLLLYQALGAEPPQFAHMPMILDERGKKMSKRDDAGSVEVYEDRGFVPDGVVNYLARLGWSHGDQELFTREELIEAFDWASVGKEGARYDEKKFLSVQAHHLREIPGPALAKAALPFAKRNGLEIDPGDPRLVPAVETVRQRAETLVEVADMIDYYFRETPTPDEKATKKFLKAKFAEPVRKYRALLAAQDAFDRESLEAVTKAWMEKNDIGFKDYAQAVRVSLSGRSATPGLFEVMEVLGKERCLARLDAGVAAMEARAD comes from the coding sequence ATGAAGCCTCGCCTCCGCTTCGCGCCCTCTCCCACCGGCTACCTCCACATCGGCGGGGCGCGGTCCGCGCTCTACAACTGGCTCTGGGCCAGGAAGACGGGCGGCACCTTCGTGCTCCGCATCGAGGACACCGACCGCAAGCGCAGCACCGAGGAGAGCGTGCAGGCGATCTTCGACGCGCTGACCTGGCTCGGCCTCGACTGGGACGAGGGCCCCGGCAAGGGCGGCGATCACGGGCCCTACTTCCAGACCGAGCGGCTGGAGCTGTACCGGAAGCACGCCGACGCGCTGGTCGAGAGCGGCCACGCCTACCGCTGCTACGCGACCAAGGAGCAGCTCGCCGAGGCGCGCGAGGCGTTCCAGAAGGAGCACGGCCGCCAGGGCTTCAAGTACCCGGGCTGGTGGCGCGACAAGGGCCCGAGCGACTGGCCCGACGACCAGCCGTTCGTCTACCGGATCAAGGTTCCGAAGGAGGGCGCGACCGGCTGGGACGATCTCGTGAAGGGGCGCATCGAGATCGGGCACTCGGAGATGCAGGACGAGGTCCTCCTCCGCTCCGACGGCGTGCCGCTCTACAACTTCGGCTGCGTGGTCGACGACCTCGAGATGGGCATCACGCTCGTCGCGCGGGGCGACGACCACATGATCAACACGCCGGTGCAGCTCCTCCTCTACCAGGCGCTGGGCGCGGAGCCGCCGCAGTTCGCGCACATGCCGATGATCCTCGACGAGCGCGGCAAGAAGATGAGCAAGCGCGACGACGCGGGCTCGGTCGAGGTCTACGAGGACCGCGGCTTCGTGCCCGACGGCGTGGTGAACTACCTCGCGCGCCTCGGCTGGAGCCACGGGGACCAGGAGCTGTTCACGCGCGAGGAGCTGATCGAGGCGTTCGACTGGGCCTCGGTCGGCAAGGAGGGCGCGCGCTACGACGAGAAGAAGTTCCTCTCGGTCCAGGCGCACCACCTCCGCGAGATCCCCGGCCCCGCGCTGGCGAAGGCCGCCCTGCCCTTCGCGAAGAGGAACGGCCTCGAGATCGATCCTGGCGACCCGCGCCTCGTGCCGGCGGTCGAGACGGTGCGCCAGCGCGCCGAGACCCTCGTCGAGGTGGCCGACATGATCGACTACTACTTCCGCGAGACGCCGACGCCGGACGAGAAGGCGACGAAGAAGTTCCTGAAGGCCAAGTTCGCCGAGCCCGTGCGGAAGTACCGCGCGCTGCTCGCGGCCCAGGACGCGTTCGACCGCGAGAGCCTCGAGGCCGTGACGAAGGCCTGGATGGAGAAGAACGACATCGGCTTCAAGGACTACGCCCAGGCGGTCCGCGTGTCGCTCAGCGGCCGCAGCGCCACGCCGGGGCTCTTCGAGGTGATGGAGGTGCTCGGCAAGGAGCGCTGCCTCGCGCGCCTCGACGCCGGCGTCGCCGCGATGGAAGCGCGCGCCGACTGA
- a CDS encoding CPBP family intramembrane glutamic endopeptidase, giving the protein MARRRKKRREPEAHLAPIPTWVGAATRVAWVLFGAGALAVAVTQGELPGLIGAAVMLAATGLRMLARVRRDADARRAGAGVPTDVWSLPLGVLLIAGGAAGLLYPALVDVETFRAIVAAHPYGPFVSIGLIVCGLLTLLDHLDRAAPSEPDFAVPDPPWNFSWAGFGAMVVALLLAGWGAHGVLEAMQQEASPPGLEYSYIALGLGVVMACSLGFIFPMWGSGRCGLISPHQLLIAPAAFFEPRLWRKVPLAMFLYESWVELDREASKEKEARREQGEYDWRPLAVFCLGAVFLSLMEYFGHGPDLRDLIGTMNTPAEGEDVSAFWARMKEIQDGPFGRLLSFMWWSGWRLLGFFLLPAFVLKVMLSERIADHGLQVRGFTEHAWIYGLFLIPVIIAVGVVSYEESFKTYYPFYSAASRSWYDFWAWEALYAVQFFSLEFFFRGFWVKASKSMMGSHAIFAMVVPYCMIHFGKPMPETLAAILAGVVLGTLALRTRSIWSGFLIHVTVAISMDLAALMQTTGLPTRFWPDL; this is encoded by the coding sequence ATGGCGCGGCGGCGAAAGAAGCGGCGCGAGCCCGAAGCTCACCTCGCGCCGATCCCCACGTGGGTTGGCGCGGCGACCCGCGTGGCGTGGGTGCTCTTCGGCGCAGGCGCGCTGGCCGTCGCAGTGACCCAGGGCGAGCTGCCAGGCTTGATCGGCGCGGCCGTGATGCTCGCCGCGACGGGCCTCCGCATGCTCGCGCGGGTTCGGCGGGACGCGGACGCGCGCCGAGCCGGCGCCGGGGTCCCGACGGACGTCTGGAGCCTCCCGCTCGGCGTGCTCTTGATCGCCGGGGGCGCGGCTGGCCTCCTCTACCCAGCGCTCGTCGACGTCGAGACCTTCCGGGCCATCGTCGCGGCACACCCCTATGGCCCCTTCGTCTCCATCGGGCTGATCGTCTGCGGCCTGCTCACCCTGCTCGATCACCTCGACCGCGCCGCGCCGAGCGAGCCCGACTTCGCGGTCCCCGACCCGCCCTGGAACTTCTCCTGGGCCGGGTTCGGCGCGATGGTGGTGGCGCTGCTCCTCGCGGGCTGGGGCGCGCACGGCGTGCTCGAGGCGATGCAGCAGGAGGCGTCGCCGCCCGGCCTCGAGTACTCGTACATCGCCCTGGGCCTGGGCGTGGTCATGGCCTGCTCGCTCGGCTTCATCTTCCCCATGTGGGGGAGCGGGCGCTGCGGCCTCATCAGCCCCCACCAGCTCCTCATCGCCCCCGCCGCGTTCTTCGAGCCCCGCCTCTGGCGCAAGGTGCCGCTCGCGATGTTCCTCTACGAGTCGTGGGTCGAGCTCGACCGGGAGGCGTCGAAGGAGAAGGAGGCCCGCCGCGAGCAGGGGGAGTACGACTGGCGGCCGCTCGCGGTCTTCTGCCTGGGCGCCGTCTTCCTCTCCTTGATGGAGTACTTCGGCCACGGGCCCGACCTGCGCGATCTGATCGGGACGATGAACACCCCCGCGGAGGGTGAGGACGTCTCGGCGTTCTGGGCCCGCATGAAGGAGATCCAGGACGGCCCGTTCGGGCGCCTGCTCTCGTTCATGTGGTGGTCCGGCTGGCGCCTGCTCGGCTTCTTCCTCCTGCCCGCGTTCGTGCTGAAGGTGATGCTCTCGGAGCGCATCGCCGACCACGGCCTGCAGGTCCGCGGCTTCACCGAGCACGCGTGGATCTACGGCCTCTTCCTCATCCCCGTCATCATCGCGGTGGGCGTCGTCTCCTACGAGGAGAGCTTCAAGACGTATTACCCGTTCTACTCGGCGGCGTCGCGGAGCTGGTACGACTTCTGGGCCTGGGAGGCGCTCTACGCGGTGCAGTTCTTCTCGCTCGAATTCTTCTTCCGCGGCTTCTGGGTCAAGGCCTCCAAGTCGATGATGGGCAGCCACGCGATCTTCGCGATGGTCGTGCCCTACTGCATGATCCACTTCGGCAAGCCGATGCCCGAGACCCTCGCCGCCATCCTCGCCGGGGTCGTGCTCGGCACGCTCGCGCTGCGCACGCGGAGCATCTGGAGCGGCTTCTTGATCCATGTGACCGTCGCGATCAGCATGGACCTCGCGGCGCTGATGCAGACGACGGGGCTGCCCACGCGGTTCTGGCCGGACCTGTAG
- a CDS encoding cupredoxin domain-containing protein yields the protein MRIRARATFAACLAAGALLASTALADPPRRVAIRVDERGYHPGSVEVERGETVTLVFTRTSERGCGGTLVIPSRDLRRSLPVGEAVAVTLEVGERDRIAFTCGMGMYRGALVVR from the coding sequence ATGCGAATCAGAGCCCGCGCGACCTTCGCAGCCTGCCTCGCCGCCGGCGCCCTCCTCGCCTCCACCGCGCTCGCCGATCCCCCGCGGCGCGTGGCGATCCGCGTCGACGAGCGGGGCTACCACCCTGGCAGCGTCGAGGTCGAGCGGGGCGAGACGGTCACGCTGGTGTTCACGCGCACGAGCGAGCGCGGCTGCGGAGGCACGCTCGTGATCCCGAGCCGCGACCTGCGGCGCTCGCTCCCGGTCGGAGAGGCGGTCGCGGTGACGCTGGAGGTGGGCGAGCGCGACCGGATCGCGTTCACCTGCGGCATGGGCATGTACCGGGGCGCGCTGGTCGTGCGCTGA
- a CDS encoding heavy metal-associated domain-containing protein yields the protein MCTTNERREITLDVQGMTCATCAQRVSGALRAVDGVLEVQVHVREGRATVSHSGASTDALIHALERVGYTAAQAA from the coding sequence ATGTGCACCACGAACGAACGACGAGAGATCACCCTGGACGTGCAGGGCATGACCTGCGCCACCTGCGCTCAGCGCGTCTCCGGGGCGCTGCGCGCCGTGGACGGCGTGCTGGAGGTGCAGGTCCATGTGCGCGAGGGCCGGGCGACGGTCTCGCACTCCGGGGCGTCCACCGACGCGCTCATCCACGCGCTCGAGCGCGTCGGCTACACCGCGGCCCAGGCGGCCTGA
- a CDS encoding RNA polymerase sigma factor, whose product MRSSHDAPLRGAAPKPQIGFEENDVMPERRTSERPTSERPTPTELATALAARQPEFLGFLERRLGDRALAQDILQDAFVRSLDKLADLRDPGAAVAWFYRTLRNASTDHARRGGASRRALEAFATELEVARAGRETHDQICRCVAAIADELKPEYSAAIRRIDVEGVAVKDYAAEEGITSNNAGVRVFRARAALREKVTATCGACASRGCVDCTCGR is encoded by the coding sequence ATGCGTTCGAGCCACGATGCACCCTTGCGCGGAGCCGCGCCGAAGCCCCAGATTGGATTCGAGGAGAACGACGTCATGCCCGAGCGGCGCACCTCCGAGCGGCCCACATCCGAGCGGCCGACGCCGACCGAGCTCGCGACGGCGCTCGCGGCGCGCCAGCCCGAGTTCCTGGGCTTCCTGGAGCGGAGGCTCGGGGACCGCGCCCTCGCGCAGGACATCCTGCAGGACGCGTTCGTCCGAAGCCTCGACAAGCTCGCCGATCTCCGAGACCCGGGAGCGGCGGTGGCCTGGTTCTATCGCACGCTCCGGAACGCCAGCACGGACCACGCGCGACGCGGAGGCGCCTCGCGCCGCGCCCTCGAGGCGTTCGCCACCGAGCTGGAGGTCGCTCGCGCGGGGCGCGAGACGCACGACCAGATCTGCCGCTGCGTCGCGGCCATCGCGGACGAGCTGAAGCCTGAGTACTCGGCCGCCATCCGCCGCATCGACGTCGAAGGCGTCGCGGTCAAGGACTACGCCGCCGAGGAGGGGATCACGAGCAACAACGCCGGCGTGCGTGTCTTCCGAGCGCGGGCCGCCTTGCGCGAGAAGGTCACCGCCACGTGCGGCGCGTGCGCGAGCCGCGGCTGCGTCGACTGTACTTGCGGACGATAG
- a CDS encoding cupredoxin domain-containing protein: MKKVTNFPWLAGALALGLAGAAELAYADEVREIEIIVDGAYRPDRVSVRVGERVRLRFLRRDPSPCVADVVFPELGIRRTLALNRATVVELPALSPGEYAFRCGMGMIRGAIVVLPR; encoded by the coding sequence ATGAAGAAGGTCACCAACTTTCCGTGGCTGGCTGGCGCCCTGGCGCTGGGCCTCGCGGGCGCCGCCGAGCTCGCGTACGCGGACGAGGTCCGGGAGATCGAGATCATCGTCGACGGCGCGTACCGACCGGATCGGGTCTCGGTGCGGGTCGGCGAGCGCGTGCGCCTCCGCTTCCTGCGTCGCGACCCGTCGCCCTGCGTGGCGGACGTCGTCTTCCCCGAGCTGGGCATCCGCCGCACCCTGGCGCTGAACCGCGCCACCGTGGTCGAGCTGCCCGCGCTGTCCCCCGGGGAGTACGCGTTCCGATGCGGGATGGGCATGATCCGCGGCGCGATCGTCGTTCTGCCGCGATAG